In the bacterium genome, one interval contains:
- a CDS encoding aminotransferase class I/II-fold pyridoxal phosphate-dependent enzyme, with protein sequence MNFIDLRSDTVTRPSAAMREAIANAEVGDDVFNDDPTVARLERMTAELLGKEAGLFVPTGTMGNQVAIKTLSNPGDEILCDEGCHIFNYEASAGAVVSGLLFHVVRGVRGVITAADLAPLIRPGDLHSPRTSIIALENTHNRAGGTVFPIEVMQSIRQLADEQRIMVHLDGARLWNAHISTGIPLADYSQCADTVSVCYSKGLGAPIGSCILGDREFIAEARRTRKMFGGGMRQVGILAAAAIYALENNISRLVEDHENAWYLAESLSEIEGVYIDLDSVQTNIVVMDIAGAGREVPDVIYSLKEKGVLAVQFGRTKIRCVTHFDVNRDDIRDAIKIFKEVFEA encoded by the coding sequence ATGAACTTTATCGACCTTCGATCAGATACCGTTACAAGACCTTCGGCAGCGATGCGCGAAGCAATTGCTAACGCCGAGGTCGGCGATGATGTCTTCAATGACGATCCGACAGTCGCGCGCCTGGAACGGATGACCGCTGAATTGCTCGGCAAAGAAGCCGGACTTTTTGTGCCGACTGGCACAATGGGGAACCAGGTTGCTATCAAGACCTTGTCAAATCCCGGCGACGAGATCCTCTGTGATGAAGGTTGTCACATTTTCAATTATGAAGCTTCCGCCGGTGCGGTTGTTTCCGGACTTCTCTTTCATGTCGTGCGCGGAGTTCGCGGCGTAATTACTGCCGCTGATCTCGCTCCGTTGATTCGGCCGGGCGATCTCCATTCGCCCAGAACTTCCATCATTGCATTGGAGAACACGCACAATCGTGCGGGTGGGACTGTATTTCCCATCGAAGTCATGCAATCGATTCGCCAGCTTGCGGATGAGCAGCGAATCATGGTACACCTTGACGGCGCAAGGCTCTGGAATGCCCACATCTCCACCGGTATTCCTTTGGCCGACTATTCGCAGTGCGCGGATACTGTCAGTGTCTGCTATTCCAAGGGCCTTGGCGCTCCAATTGGCTCTTGTATTCTCGGGGATCGTGAGTTCATAGCCGAGGCGCGCCGCACCCGCAAGATGTTCGGCGGCGGAATGCGACAGGTCGGCATTCTCGCAGCAGCGGCGATCTATGCGCTCGAAAACAACATCTCGCGCTTGGTCGAGGACCATGAGAATGCTTGGTATCTGGCGGAATCGCTGTCAGAAATCGAAGGTGTTTACATCGACCTTGATAGCGTGCAAACCAATATCGTAGTTATGGACATTGCCGGCGCTGGCCGTGAAGTCCCCGACGTGATCTATTCGCTGAAAGAAAAGGGCGTGCTGGCCGTCCAATTTGGTCGCACCAAGATTCGCTGTGTCACCCACTTCGATGTCAACCGCGACGACATCCGCGATGCAATCAAGATCTTCAAGGAAGTCTTCGAAGCGTAG